One region of Hydrogenobaculum sp. Y04AAS1 genomic DNA includes:
- a CDS encoding 2-oxoacid:acceptor oxidoreductase subunit alpha, which translates to MDLTMIVGGKAGAGIKEAGRLICSALTELGYYVFMYVDYPSLIRGGHNFVSIRIADFPINSVHKKADIIIATDKRSVKEHLEDAKDDTLWIINEVTDKDMIPKAKEIIVMPFKEVAPSFFKSTSVFGGVLKLLNIDYEVGLPFVRKLKEPDKNEAIYKDAYEASVVKFDVKPSGEKKGELVSGNDAVANGAVDGGLGIYFAYPMTPSSSVLHTLAAKKDELGIKVIHPENEIAVINMAIGAAYAGKRSMVGTSGGGFALMVEALSLAGMTETPVVIYEAQRPGPSTGLPTYSAQSDLLFAIFAGHGDFGKVVMGVSDAEDSYSLTKEALNLAWEYQVPVIVLSDKNAAENYYISSCNDICSRIKDIRPPKMYEGDPKLYKRYQNVEDGISPLLFPGTKDAVVKANSYEHNEAGITIEDAHITKLMQDKRLRKYQKLKSDILSTKQTYEVFGNKDSDVCLISWGSNKHVLKEVANALNIKFVHVIYLEPFPEDNIKKEISNKKLIAVECSATKQFERLLHMYGIRADVNINKYDGRPFFEDEALELVKSYIN; encoded by the coding sequence CTGGTATAAAAGAAGCTGGTAGACTTATATGTTCTGCTTTGACAGAGCTTGGGTATTATGTGTTTATGTATGTGGATTACCCATCTCTTATAAGGGGAGGACATAACTTTGTAAGCATAAGAATAGCAGATTTTCCTATAAACAGCGTTCATAAAAAAGCAGACATCATAATAGCCACAGACAAGCGCTCTGTTAAAGAGCACCTTGAAGATGCAAAAGACGATACCCTTTGGATAATAAACGAAGTTACCGACAAAGATATGATACCTAAGGCAAAAGAGATTATCGTGATGCCTTTTAAAGAAGTTGCACCAAGCTTTTTTAAAAGTACATCGGTTTTTGGCGGTGTTTTGAAGCTTTTAAACATAGATTACGAAGTAGGCTTGCCTTTCGTAAGAAAATTAAAAGAACCAGACAAAAACGAAGCCATCTACAAAGATGCCTATGAAGCTAGTGTGGTAAAGTTTGATGTAAAACCAAGCGGTGAGAAAAAAGGTGAGCTTGTATCTGGAAACGATGCGGTGGCAAACGGTGCAGTGGATGGTGGGCTAGGTATATACTTTGCTTACCCAATGACGCCTTCTTCTTCAGTTTTACATACGTTAGCAGCTAAAAAAGATGAGCTTGGTATAAAAGTAATACATCCAGAAAATGAGATAGCCGTTATAAACATGGCCATAGGAGCCGCTTACGCAGGTAAAAGGTCTATGGTAGGTACATCTGGGGGTGGTTTTGCCCTTATGGTGGAGGCTTTAAGCCTTGCAGGTATGACAGAGACTCCTGTAGTAATATATGAAGCTCAAAGACCTGGCCCAAGCACTGGCCTCCCCACTTACAGCGCTCAATCAGATTTACTTTTTGCTATTTTTGCAGGACATGGGGATTTTGGTAAGGTTGTGATGGGAGTGTCAGATGCAGAGGATTCTTACTCTCTTACCAAAGAAGCTCTAAACTTAGCTTGGGAATATCAAGTGCCTGTCATAGTATTAAGCGATAAAAACGCTGCAGAAAACTATTATATATCCTCTTGTAACGATATATGTAGCAGAATAAAAGATATAAGACCGCCCAAAATGTATGAAGGAGATCCAAAGCTTTACAAACGTTATCAAAATGTAGAGGATGGTATATCGCCTCTTTTATTCCCTGGTACAAAGGACGCTGTGGTGAAGGCAAACTCCTATGAGCACAACGAAGCTGGTATTACCATAGAAGATGCCCACATCACAAAGCTTATGCAAGATAAAAGACTAAGAAAATATCAAAAGCTAAAATCAGATATACTAAGCACCAAACAAACTTACGAGGTTTTTGGCAACAAAGATTCGGATGTATGCCTTATCTCTTGGGGCTCTAACAAGCATGTGTTAAAAGAAGTGGCAAATGCCCTAAATATAAAATTTGTGCATGTTATATACTTAGAACCATTCCCAGAGGATAATATCAAAAAAGAGATTTCTAACAAGAAGCTTATAGCGGTAGAATGCTCTGCCACAAAGCAGTTTGAAAGACTTCTTCACATGTACGGCATAAGAGCTGATGTAAATATAAATAAATACGATGGAAGACCGTTTTTTGAAGATGAGGCTTTAGAGCTTGTCAAAAGCTATATAAACTGA
- a CDS encoding transcriptional initiation protein Tat codes for MDQSRRNVLKGAILGLGAGMVASALNPTAAKAEEVGALIPKGARTLKELAERLAKAPRRRNFKSLPMVLTDKNQWDWEALDEVFNYKGGPKQVWDNYDIHSAWLNVMRNAMNAQIWSYKNPDFLCVSATHGNAHFAIYDDYVWETYITPLTKGKLKKNVWLKMKPGMLEKDSPTDESGAFSPADNSVEALIERGAVFLACHNQTWEMAGALLKAGINPHKLTHDELSADLTNHIIPQAIVTPGVVATIPELQMRGFHYINTADFPK; via the coding sequence ATGGATCAAAGTAGAAGAAATGTGTTAAAAGGAGCCATACTAGGCTTAGGAGCAGGAATGGTAGCTTCAGCCTTAAACCCAACGGCTGCCAAGGCTGAGGAAGTGGGCGCTTTGATACCAAAAGGTGCTAGGACACTAAAAGAGCTGGCAGAAAGGCTTGCAAAAGCACCAAGAAGAAGAAATTTCAAGTCTCTACCGATGGTTTTAACAGACAAAAATCAATGGGACTGGGAAGCTTTGGACGAAGTATTCAACTATAAAGGTGGTCCAAAACAAGTATGGGACAATTACGATATACACAGCGCTTGGCTAAACGTTATGAGAAATGCTATGAATGCTCAAATATGGTCTTATAAAAATCCAGATTTCCTTTGTGTAAGCGCAACTCATGGTAATGCACACTTTGCTATATACGATGATTATGTATGGGAAACGTATATAACACCTTTGACAAAAGGAAAGTTAAAGAAAAATGTATGGCTTAAAATGAAACCTGGTATGCTTGAAAAAGATAGCCCTACAGATGAGTCTGGTGCTTTCTCACCAGCTGATAACAGCGTAGAAGCTCTTATAGAAAGAGGCGCTGTATTTTTGGCTTGCCACAATCAAACCTGGGAAATGGCAGGTGCACTTTTAAAAGCTGGAATAAATCCTCATAAACTTACCCACGACGAACTCTCTGCAGATCTTACAAACCATATCATACCACAAGCTATAGTAACCCCAGGCGTGGTAGCTACAATACCAGAGCTTCAAATGAGAGGTTTCCATTATATAAACACGGCAGATTTTCCAAAATAA
- a CDS encoding substrate-binding domain-containing protein, with protein sequence MKKALLALSVMALGAAAFATTDLNPYEMPPHTPPWSRKPVVSPDVHSANDPAVYKGFDFTIPPVDNVVDFHGDLNAANKDGLVVYVGGNYYFAATKLVNAFEKEYPQYKGKVFIITIPPGKLLQTIEHYHDTFTLGDMTFTAKPDIFAGGAFGVKKCIKDGFCEASTFTPYVTNTLAIEVYKGNPKHIHSLQDLARKDVKVIMPNPKFEGIARRIEDALEKCGGKKLKDAIFGPHGKAILTEIHHRQTPLAIMEHIADAGVVWHSEVEAQMKQYHNPLEAVPIPAKCNYTAIYAAAEVKGAPHPQAAKDWLHFLRTPAALKVFEFYGFKPYEGKR encoded by the coding sequence ATGAAAAAAGCTTTACTAGCTTTAAGTGTAATGGCGTTAGGCGCCGCAGCTTTTGCAACCACAGATTTAAACCCTTATGAAATGCCACCGCACACACCACCATGGAGCAGAAAACCAGTTGTTAGCCCAGATGTTCACAGCGCCAATGATCCAGCTGTTTACAAGGGTTTTGATTTTACAATACCCCCAGTGGATAATGTTGTGGACTTTCACGGCGATTTAAACGCTGCCAACAAAGATGGTTTGGTAGTGTATGTAGGCGGTAACTATTATTTTGCAGCTACCAAGCTTGTAAATGCTTTTGAAAAAGAATATCCTCAATACAAAGGCAAGGTATTTATAATAACAATACCTCCAGGTAAGCTTTTGCAAACTATAGAGCATTACCACGATACATTTACTTTGGGTGATATGACTTTCACTGCCAAACCAGATATATTTGCTGGCGGTGCTTTTGGCGTGAAAAAATGTATAAAAGATGGTTTTTGCGAAGCTTCTACATTTACCCCATACGTTACAAACACACTTGCTATAGAAGTCTACAAAGGCAATCCAAAGCATATACATAGCCTCCAAGACTTAGCAAGAAAAGATGTGAAAGTAATCATGCCAAATCCAAAGTTTGAAGGTATAGCAAGAAGAATAGAAGACGCCCTTGAAAAATGTGGTGGTAAGAAGTTAAAAGATGCCATATTTGGTCCACACGGTAAGGCTATATTGACAGAAATACACCACAGACAAACCCCACTTGCAATTATGGAACATATAGCTGATGCCGGTGTTGTATGGCACTCTGAAGTAGAAGCTCAAATGAAACAATACCACAATCCTCTTGAAGCTGTGCCAATACCAGCAAAATGCAATTACACGGCTATATACGCTGCTGCTGAGGTTAAAGGAGCTCCACATCCACAAGCAGCTAAAGATTGGTTGCACTTCTTAAGGACACCAGCCGCTCTAAAGGTATTTGAATTCTACGGCTTCAAACCCTACGAAGGAAAAAGATAA
- a CDS encoding ABC transporter ATP-binding protein, whose amino-acid sequence MNTLKIENLYKSFDKKHYILSNINVEVTKNQSFCIIGPSGSGKSTLGKCILRFIKPDFGNIYFKGEDIYTIKDYPRHVSFIPQDPMSSINPRFGVLDAILEPLRIMSLAFDMKNIINDILALGLKEELFNKKIRDLSGGERQRVAIARAFITNPELIIADEPTSSLDAIHKSIAASLFLKIKESKTLFLITHDIKFAQKICDKIGVMYNGKIVEIRDKEDIFKSPKHEFTKTLLNSYSLDCKQYSYE is encoded by the coding sequence ATGAATACACTTAAAATAGAAAATCTTTACAAATCTTTTGACAAAAAACATTATATATTAAGTAACATAAATGTTGAAGTAACAAAAAATCAATCTTTTTGTATAATAGGTCCTTCTGGCTCTGGCAAATCAACCTTAGGAAAGTGTATACTTAGGTTTATAAAACCAGATTTTGGGAATATATATTTTAAAGGCGAAGATATATACACTATAAAAGATTATCCAAGACATGTCTCTTTTATACCCCAAGATCCAATGTCTTCCATAAACCCTAGGTTCGGTGTTTTAGATGCCATATTAGAACCACTTCGTATAATGTCTTTGGCTTTTGATATGAAAAATATAATAAATGATATTTTGGCGCTTGGTTTAAAAGAGGAGCTTTTTAATAAGAAGATAAGAGATTTATCAGGGGGAGAGCGCCAAAGGGTAGCGATAGCAAGAGCTTTCATAACAAATCCAGAGCTTATAATAGCCGATGAACCTACATCTTCTTTGGATGCTATTCATAAATCCATTGCTGCGTCGCTTTTTTTGAAAATTAAAGAAAGTAAAACACTTTTTCTAATCACACACGATATAAAATTTGCACAGAAAATTTGTGATAAAATTGGGGTTATGTACAATGGAAAAATAGTGGAAATAAGGGATAAAGAAGATATTTTTAAAAGCCCAAAACATGAGTTTACAAAGACACTTTTAAATAGCTATTCTCTGGATTGCAAACAGTATTCCTATGAATAG
- a CDS encoding hemolysin family protein codes for MNSILLYSLLILFLIFLSGFFASSEVVFFGASNILEEKDKKFYKKLIDRIFKDPQALLVSMLIGNEFVNVLISSVSSSFVINLVGKRWVFLSGIFISILIFLIGETIPKNIALFLKDRLLKFYAIIFYPYLVATKPFTYIFVAPVKKILKLFGVENISLEKKFSLEHIVYIMQSPANAQEFSEEETQMIQKVSQMRETIVREIMTPRLDIFMLEATQTVKEVINDILEHEHSRIPIYKDTKDNVVGYIHIKDLTPVYQHKDDTLEIFLRPIEFIPEVMSIKNLLQEMKKSSSQIMMVVDEHGAISGLITKHDLLEWLAGDLPQEWEDENEFTKMSSDVYIVEGSASIEEVAATVGFELSENYDYDTLSGFIMANMGKIPKEGDEFEYKGFKFIVDKMDGKKIEHVLIKIPTDKEPNS; via the coding sequence ATGAATAGTATATTGCTTTATAGCCTTTTAATACTTTTTCTCATATTTTTATCTGGTTTTTTTGCCTCTTCGGAGGTTGTGTTTTTTGGTGCTTCTAATATATTAGAAGAAAAGGATAAAAAGTTTTATAAAAAACTTATAGATAGAATATTTAAAGACCCGCAAGCTCTTTTAGTGTCAATGCTCATTGGGAACGAGTTTGTAAATGTTTTAATATCTTCAGTGAGCTCTAGTTTTGTAATAAACCTGGTAGGCAAAAGATGGGTATTTTTATCTGGCATATTTATCAGTATATTGATATTTTTAATTGGTGAAACTATACCTAAAAATATTGCTCTTTTCTTGAAAGATAGGCTTTTAAAGTTTTACGCGATCATATTTTATCCATATCTTGTAGCCACAAAGCCTTTTACTTACATTTTTGTAGCACCTGTAAAAAAGATATTAAAACTTTTTGGTGTTGAAAATATAAGCTTGGAAAAGAAGTTTTCTTTAGAGCATATAGTTTATATAATGCAAAGTCCAGCAAACGCTCAGGAATTTTCAGAAGAAGAAACTCAGATGATACAAAAAGTATCTCAGATGAGAGAAACTATAGTAAGAGAAATAATGACTCCAAGGCTTGATATATTTATGTTAGAAGCAACCCAAACTGTAAAGGAAGTTATAAACGATATATTAGAGCATGAACATAGTAGGATACCTATATACAAAGATACAAAAGACAATGTGGTTGGCTATATACATATAAAAGACCTTACGCCAGTTTATCAGCATAAAGACGATACGTTAGAGATTTTTTTAAGACCTATTGAATTTATACCAGAGGTTATGAGTATAAAAAATCTACTTCAAGAGATGAAAAAATCTTCAAGTCAAATAATGATGGTGGTAGATGAGCACGGTGCCATATCTGGACTCATTACGAAACATGATTTGCTTGAATGGTTGGCAGGAGATTTACCTCAGGAGTGGGAAGATGAAAATGAGTTTACCAAGATGTCTTCAGATGTTTATATAGTGGAAGGTTCTGCCTCCATAGAAGAAGTCGCCGCTACCGTTGGTTTTGAACTCTCTGAGAACTACGATTACGATACGTTGAGCGGTTTTATAATGGCAAACATGGGGAAAATTCCAAAAGAAGGCGATGAGTTTGAATACAAAGGTTTTAAGTTTATAGTGGATAAAATGGATGGTAAAAAGATAGAGCATGTACTTATCAAAATACCTACGGATAAAGAGCCAAATAGCTAA
- a CDS encoding ComF family protein: MYLSKYLRIKSQIAKIFDKLYIPDNVCLSCNNYFKPTLQGYVCDDCIASIKPMLFEKETLPYIDSYRIFSSYDKALKEMIIALKFKKASLFAKIIGDIVKDDFFAFVKSINPDIVTYVPVSFFRFWQRGYDQNDILLKALNAQYISILKRRRHAKPLSLSMDKNQREHIVSKAFKIRKEFVFNLEGKKVLVFDDILTTGATATQIARTLKMHAVKEVYFYFIASHKRAIDMV; this comes from the coding sequence ATGTACTTATCAAAATACCTACGGATAAAGAGCCAAATAGCTAAGATTTTTGACAAACTTTACATACCAGACAACGTTTGTCTTAGTTGTAACAACTATTTTAAGCCGACGCTTCAGGGTTATGTTTGCGATGATTGTATAGCATCTATAAAACCTATGCTTTTTGAAAAAGAAACTCTTCCTTACATAGATTCCTATAGGATTTTTAGTAGCTACGATAAAGCTTTAAAAGAAATGATAATCGCCTTAAAATTTAAGAAAGCCTCTTTGTTTGCAAAAATAATAGGTGATATTGTGAAAGATGATTTTTTTGCTTTTGTAAAATCTATAAACCCTGATATTGTTACCTATGTGCCAGTTTCTTTCTTTAGATTTTGGCAAAGGGGCTATGACCAGAACGATATCTTATTAAAAGCTTTAAACGCTCAATACATATCTATTTTGAAACGTAGAAGACATGCTAAACCTCTATCTCTTAGCATGGATAAAAATCAAAGAGAACACATTGTTTCTAAGGCTTTTAAGATAAGAAAAGAATTTGTATTTAATTTAGAAGGTAAAAAAGTTTTAGTCTTTGATGATATATTAACTACAGGAGCTACTGCTACTCAAATAGCGAGAACCCTTAAGATGCACGCTGTAAAAGAAGTTTATTTTTATTTTATAGCGTCCCATAAAAGAGCTATTGATATGGTATAA
- the acs gene encoding acetate--CoA ligase — MNDEVLLKVEEKINPPSRILEEAHIKDYESIYKKSIENPDAFWAEAAQDITWFKPFSKVLEWNFPYAKWFLDGKLNASYNCLDRHIEEGLRNKVAYIGVNEDLEEKKITYGELLELVNRLANALKSLGLKKGDRVSIYMPNTVEAVASMLACARIGLIHQVVFAGFSEGALRTRVEDAGASAIITATYTKRRGKKVELLPTALEAIKGLDSIKHVICWDRDNAGLPEGVLGFYDIVKSQKPECEPEHMDSEDPLFILYTSGTTGKPKGVIHTTGGYMVNVHFTTKNVFALKPNDIYWCTADIGWITGHSYIVYGPLSVGVTSVIFEGAPDYKDPSTWWKIVEKYRVNKFYTAPTAVRLFMKYGEQWPEAHDLSSLKILGSVGEPINPEAWHWYYEHIGHKNCAIVDTWWQTETGTHMITTLPGNPMKPGKAGKPLPGIEVAIVDKNGNPVPPNTVGYVVIKNPWPSMMRNCWGQPERYKKYWTEIPGNVYNADDLGSIDEEGDIMIVGRADDVLSVAGHRIGTMEVESAIVDHEAVAEAAVIGKPDPIKGERIKAFVILKQDYNPSEELKKSIQEHVKHVLGAIAYPEEIEFVDKLPKTRSGKIMRRVLKAKELGLDIGDVSTLED; from the coding sequence ATGAACGATGAAGTGCTTTTAAAAGTGGAGGAGAAGATAAACCCACCATCTCGCATATTGGAGGAGGCTCATATAAAGGATTATGAGTCTATTTACAAAAAATCAATAGAAAATCCAGATGCTTTTTGGGCAGAAGCAGCACAAGATATTACATGGTTTAAACCATTTTCAAAGGTTTTAGAATGGAACTTTCCATACGCCAAATGGTTTTTAGATGGTAAATTAAACGCCTCTTACAACTGTCTTGATAGGCATATAGAAGAAGGCCTTAGAAACAAAGTAGCTTATATAGGAGTAAACGAAGATTTAGAAGAGAAAAAAATTACCTACGGGGAGCTTCTTGAGCTTGTAAATAGACTTGCAAATGCTTTGAAAAGCTTAGGCCTTAAAAAAGGCGATAGAGTTTCTATATACATGCCAAACACGGTAGAAGCTGTGGCAAGCATGCTGGCTTGCGCTCGTATTGGGCTTATACATCAAGTAGTGTTTGCCGGGTTTAGTGAAGGCGCTTTAAGAACGAGGGTAGAGGATGCAGGGGCAAGCGCTATAATAACTGCCACATACACAAAAAGGCGTGGTAAAAAAGTAGAGCTTTTGCCTACTGCTTTAGAAGCTATAAAAGGCCTTGATTCAATCAAACATGTAATATGTTGGGATAGAGATAACGCTGGTCTTCCAGAGGGAGTGCTCGGCTTTTACGATATTGTTAAAAGCCAAAAACCAGAATGTGAACCAGAACATATGGATTCTGAAGATCCACTTTTTATACTCTATACTTCTGGTACCACCGGTAAGCCTAAAGGTGTGATACATACCACCGGTGGATACATGGTAAATGTGCATTTTACCACAAAAAACGTATTTGCCCTAAAGCCAAACGATATATACTGGTGTACTGCTGATATAGGCTGGATAACAGGGCATTCTTACATAGTTTATGGGCCGTTGTCTGTAGGTGTTACAAGCGTTATATTTGAGGGCGCTCCAGACTATAAAGATCCATCCACTTGGTGGAAGATAGTAGAAAAATACAGAGTAAACAAGTTTTATACTGCTCCAACAGCTGTTAGACTTTTTATGAAATACGGAGAGCAATGGCCAGAAGCTCATGATCTATCTTCTCTTAAAATCCTTGGTTCTGTGGGCGAACCTATAAATCCTGAAGCTTGGCACTGGTACTACGAGCATATAGGACATAAAAATTGCGCCATAGTAGATACTTGGTGGCAAACAGAGACTGGAACTCACATGATAACTACTTTGCCTGGCAACCCTATGAAACCAGGTAAAGCCGGTAAACCGCTTCCAGGTATTGAAGTTGCTATAGTAGATAAAAACGGAAACCCTGTCCCACCTAACACGGTAGGCTATGTGGTTATAAAAAATCCTTGGCCTTCTATGATGAGAAATTGTTGGGGGCAACCTGAACGTTATAAAAAATATTGGACTGAAATACCAGGCAACGTTTACAACGCTGATGACTTAGGGTCTATAGATGAAGAAGGTGATATTATGATAGTAGGTAGGGCCGACGATGTACTTTCTGTGGCTGGTCATCGTATAGGCACTATGGAAGTAGAAAGCGCTATAGTTGATCATGAAGCTGTGGCTGAAGCTGCTGTTATAGGTAAACCTGATCCCATAAAGGGTGAACGTATAAAGGCTTTTGTAATACTAAAACAAGATTATAATCCTTCTGAAGAGCTTAAAAAAAGCATTCAAGAGCATGTAAAACACGTGCTTGGGGCTATAGCCTATCCAGAAGAGATAGAGTTTGTAGATAAATTACCAAAGACAAGAAGTGGAAAGATTATGAGAAGAGTACTAAAAGCCAAAGAGCTTGGGCTTGATATAGGCGATGTATCTACCTTAGAGGATTAA
- the purH gene encoding bifunctional phosphoribosylaminoimidazolecarboxamide formyltransferase/IMP cyclohydrolase — protein MRALISVYDKTGILELAKELLNQGYEILSSGGTYTYLKNAGVDAIEVSEVTGFREILGGRVKTLHPAIHGGILFREDVEKDLEEIKENSIEPIDIVVVNLYPFEKKMKELKDIDALVEFIDIGGPTLVRAAAKNHKRVSVLTDIEDYGWFIEKLKMNAVSQQDRKYLALKAFWLTSYYDAVIASYFSKVFGFSEKDFKHHTVPMFLRDELRYGENPHQQAYLYENPLEENGIVRADVLQGKKMSYNNYLDADSVVKLMSEFSNPCCAIVKHNNPSGITTDNNILEAYKKAFQCDPEAAFGGIVAFNKVVDKDVAKAITEHFYEIVIAPEFTEEAVEEFSKKKNLRLVRYKNYNQNIDLRSISGGFLVQDIDDKLYESIEIVSLRRPTEQELEDAIFAWKVAKWTKSNAIVIAKNNQTIGIGAGQVSRVDSLRSAIRKAKNFSHDLKGAVVASDAFFPFRDSIDIAAEEGISGTIQPGGSIRDKEVIEAVNEHNMFMIFTHMRHFRH, from the coding sequence ATGAGAGCACTTATATCTGTATACGATAAAACCGGTATTTTAGAACTGGCTAAGGAGCTTTTGAACCAAGGGTATGAGATTCTATCCAGTGGTGGGACATACACTTATCTAAAAAATGCTGGTGTTGATGCCATAGAGGTATCTGAGGTAACAGGTTTTAGAGAGATTTTAGGTGGTAGAGTTAAGACGCTTCATCCCGCTATACACGGTGGTATTTTGTTTAGAGAAGACGTAGAAAAAGATTTAGAAGAAATAAAAGAAAACTCTATAGAACCTATTGATATCGTAGTGGTGAACTTGTATCCTTTTGAAAAGAAGATGAAAGAGCTAAAAGATATAGATGCTCTTGTGGAGTTTATAGACATAGGGGGTCCTACTCTTGTAAGAGCCGCTGCTAAAAATCACAAACGAGTTAGTGTACTTACAGATATCGAAGATTACGGATGGTTTATAGAAAAGCTCAAAATGAATGCTGTATCTCAGCAAGACAGAAAATACTTAGCTTTGAAAGCTTTTTGGTTAACATCTTACTATGATGCTGTTATAGCTAGTTATTTTTCCAAAGTATTTGGCTTTTCAGAAAAAGATTTTAAGCATCATACTGTACCTATGTTTTTGAGAGATGAATTGAGATACGGTGAAAATCCACATCAGCAAGCTTACCTATATGAAAATCCGTTGGAAGAAAATGGTATTGTAAGAGCTGATGTGCTTCAAGGTAAAAAGATGTCTTACAACAACTATCTTGATGCCGATTCTGTTGTAAAGCTCATGTCAGAGTTTTCTAATCCTTGCTGTGCTATCGTAAAACACAACAATCCAAGCGGTATAACCACAGACAACAATATTCTGGAAGCTTACAAAAAAGCTTTTCAATGTGATCCTGAGGCGGCGTTTGGTGGTATCGTAGCTTTTAACAAGGTTGTAGATAAAGACGTTGCTAAGGCTATTACAGAGCATTTTTATGAGATAGTTATAGCTCCTGAGTTTACCGAAGAAGCTGTTGAAGAGTTTTCCAAAAAGAAGAATTTAAGGTTAGTAAGGTATAAAAACTACAATCAGAATATTGATCTAAGGAGTATATCTGGCGGGTTTTTAGTGCAGGACATAGATGATAAGCTTTATGAGTCTATAGAGATAGTTTCATTGAGAAGACCTACTGAGCAAGAGTTAGAGGATGCTATATTTGCTTGGAAAGTGGCAAAATGGACAAAATCAAATGCTATAGTGATAGCTAAAAACAATCAAACCATAGGTATAGGCGCTGGTCAGGTGTCGAGGGTAGATTCTCTTAGAAGCGCTATAAGAAAAGCAAAAAACTTTTCCCATGATTTAAAAGGCGCCGTAGTGGCCTCAGACGCTTTTTTCCCGTTTAGAGATAGCATAGATATAGCTGCTGAAGAAGGAATATCTGGTACAATACAACCTGGTGGTTCTATAAGAGACAAAGAAGTTATAGAGGCTGTAAATGAGCATAACATGTTTATGATATTTACCCATATGAGGCATTTCAGACATTGA
- a CDS encoding nitronate monooxygenase family protein — protein MKLPPLRIRHIEVEIPIIQGGMGVGISWEKLAGAVASCGAVGVVSSVGTGYRFLELVKKDKFGRPIGTENAHNGEALRLIIQKAREIAGGKGAIGVNILSAINDYGRVANEAAKFGADLIISGAGLPLKLPEYTEGYDTALVPIVSSARALNLIAKTWKKRYNRLPDAVVLEGPMSGGHQGFKYEDCFKPEFQLENLFDEVYKEAQEWGNIPLIVAGGVWDYKDIKTYIQRGAVGVQMATRFAVTKESDAPLVYKELLLNAEEKDIMLLKSPVGYPLRVIKTPFVEKLLNGYNGWKGCVSDCVAPCKHGEEAKKVGFCIADRLGAACLGNVEEGIFISGANGYKLKKQGIISVCELIDMLTGKMPDPTIDTVENKETFTEVI, from the coding sequence ATGAAATTACCACCACTTAGAATAAGGCATATAGAGGTGGAGATACCTATTATACAAGGGGGTATGGGCGTAGGTATTTCTTGGGAAAAATTGGCAGGGGCTGTTGCATCCTGCGGTGCTGTAGGTGTTGTATCCTCAGTGGGTACAGGTTATAGATTTTTAGAACTTGTTAAAAAAGATAAGTTTGGAAGACCGATAGGCACTGAAAATGCTCACAACGGCGAGGCTTTGAGGCTCATTATTCAAAAAGCCAGAGAAATAGCCGGTGGCAAAGGCGCCATAGGTGTAAATATACTATCTGCTATAAACGATTACGGTAGGGTAGCAAACGAAGCTGCCAAGTTTGGAGCTGATTTAATCATATCTGGAGCAGGACTTCCTTTGAAGTTGCCAGAGTATACAGAGGGGTATGATACGGCTTTGGTGCCTATAGTATCTTCTGCTAGGGCTTTAAACCTTATAGCCAAAACATGGAAAAAGCGCTATAACAGGTTACCAGATGCTGTCGTTTTGGAAGGTCCCATGTCTGGTGGTCATCAAGGTTTTAAGTATGAAGATTGTTTTAAGCCGGAATTTCAACTTGAAAATTTGTTTGATGAGGTTTACAAAGAGGCTCAAGAATGGGGTAATATACCTCTTATAGTGGCAGGTGGTGTTTGGGATTACAAAGATATAAAAACCTACATTCAAAGAGGTGCTGTCGGTGTTCAGATGGCCACCAGGTTTGCAGTTACAAAAGAAAGCGATGCACCGCTTGTATACAAGGAGCTTCTTTTAAACGCTGAAGAAAAGGATATAATGCTTCTAAAATCGCCGGTGGGATATCCTTTGAGGGTTATAAAAACGCCTTTTGTGGAAAAGCTTTTAAACGGATACAACGGCTGGAAAGGATGCGTTTCTGATTGCGTGGCCCCTTGTAAGCATGGAGAGGAGGCTAAAAAAGTAGGTTTTTGTATAGCCGATAGGCTTGGAGCTGCTTGTCTTGGCAATGTAGAAGAAGGTATTTTTATAAGCGGTGCCAACGGATATAAGTTGAAAAAGCAAGGTATAATATCTGTCTGTGAGCTTATAGATATGCTTACTGGTAAAATGCCAGACCCCACTATAGATACTGTAGAAAACAAAGAGACATTTACAGAGGTGATATAA